One region of Gouania willdenowi chromosome 13, fGouWil2.1, whole genome shotgun sequence genomic DNA includes:
- the LOC114474742 gene encoding claudin-3-like has product MPTAGLEILGVTLAVLGWISAIVSCALPMWRVSAFIGSSIVTAQTTWEGIWMNCVVQSTGQMQCKIHDSMLALSADLQAARALTIISIVVGIVGVLVAIMGAKCTNCVDEESAKARVMIAAGAAFVVSALTQLIPVSWSAHSIVVEFYNPIIPDAQKREIGAALYLGWAAAAFLLLGGGILCSSCPKEPEKRYGPPSKTIYSQSRSIAPSGYDRRDYV; this is encoded by the coding sequence ATGCCCACGGCAGGACTGGAGATACTGGGAGTGACGCTGGCGGTGCTGGGATGGATCTCGGCCATTGTTTCTTGTGCTCTGCCCATGTGGCGCGTGTCGGCGTTCATTGGGTCGAGCATTGTGACGGCGCAGACCACCTGGGAAGGGATCTGGATGAACTGCGTGGTGCAGAGCACAGGCCAGATGCAGTGTAAGATCCACGACTCCATGCTGGCCCTCAGTGCTGACCTCCAGGCCGCCCGGGCCCTCACCATCATCTCCATCGTGGTGGGAATAGTGGGAGTGCTGGTGGCCATCATGGGGGCTAAATGCACCAACTGCGTGGACGAGGAATCGGCCAAAGCTCGGGTGATGATTGCGGCCGGCGCGGCCTTCGTGGTCTCGGCCCTGACGCAGCTGATCCCCGTGTCGTGGTCGGCCCACAGCATCGTGGTGGAGTTCTACAACCCCATCATCCCCGATGCGCAGAAGAGGGAGATCGGGGCGGCGCTGTACCTCGGCTGGGCCGCAGCCGCCTTTCTTCTCCTGGGCGGAGGAATCCTGTGCTCCAGTTGTCCCAAAGAGCCTGAGAAACGATACGGGCCTCCGTCAAAGACGATTTACTCCCAGAGCCGGTCCATCGCCCCCAGTGGATACGACAGAAGGGACTACGTCTGA